The following proteins are encoded in a genomic region of Pseudoxanthomonas suwonensis 11-1:
- a CDS encoding HAD hydrolase-like protein yields MSSVPAPAGTRHHDLAIFDLDGTLADSFGFFLANHKRLAEKHRFASIAGHEVEMLRGLGPREIMRHTGLPAWRLPLVARDFRRLMQEEGQAIACFPGAREALHQLHARGMQLALVTSNSVENSRRILGDDTWRLLAHVECAASIFGKARRLRRVLARTGIPAPRAIYVGDQGSDAEAARQAGVAFAAVTWGYATAAALEAFEPEVWLRDVAELQALAGN; encoded by the coding sequence ATGTCTTCCGTCCCCGCGCCTGCCGGTACCCGCCACCACGACCTGGCGATCTTCGACCTGGACGGAACCCTGGCCGACTCCTTCGGCTTCTTCCTGGCCAACCACAAGCGGCTCGCGGAGAAGCATAGGTTCGCCAGCATCGCCGGGCACGAAGTGGAGATGCTGCGCGGGCTGGGGCCGCGCGAGATCATGCGCCACACCGGACTGCCGGCCTGGCGGTTGCCGCTGGTGGCGCGCGACTTCCGCCGCCTGATGCAGGAGGAAGGCCAGGCCATCGCCTGCTTCCCCGGTGCACGCGAGGCCCTGCACCAGCTGCACGCGCGTGGCATGCAGCTGGCCCTGGTCACCAGCAATTCGGTGGAGAACAGCCGTCGCATCCTCGGCGACGACACCTGGCGCCTGTTGGCGCATGTCGAATGCGCTGCCTCGATCTTCGGCAAGGCACGGCGCCTGCGCCGGGTACTGGCCCGCACCGGCATCCCCGCCCCGCGCGCGATCTATGTCGGCGACCAGGGCTCGGATGCGGAGGCCGCCCGCCAGGCCGGAGTGGCCTTCGCCGCGGTGACCTGGGGCTATGCGACCGCCGCGGCGCTGGAAGCCTTCGAACCCGAGGTGTGGCTGCGGGACGTGGCCGAGCTCCAGGCACTGGCCGGGAACTGA